Proteins found in one Scomber scombrus chromosome 15, fScoSco1.1, whole genome shotgun sequence genomic segment:
- the mapkap1 gene encoding target of rapamycin complex 2 subunit MAPKAP1 → MAFLDNPAIILAHIRQSHVTSDDTGMCEMVLIDQDVDLEKCQLALVPGSSCGSTGSASLSDGGGVSVTDNHACDLSQSMDITSSWDFGIRRRSNTAQRLERLRKERQNQIKCKNVQWKERSSSQSVEDLGSLFEKRDFKDRPRTTGTKSTLSLRLEQCPQQLNNPFNEYSKFDGKGHIGTTATKKIDVYLSMQIAQEKVHPMTVVTIANARVHDLIGLICWQYTGEGREPKLNENVNAYCLHIAEDDGEVDTDFPPLDSNEPIHKFGFSTLALVEKYSSPGLASRQSLFVRINAAHGFSLIPVDSLKVTMKEILQKALKKRKGSQKGSGPMYRLEKQTEPNVAVDLDSTLESQNTLEFCLVRENSSRGEESSEEDPPIDITTVQDMLSSHHYKSFKISMIHKLRFTTDVQLGVSGEKVEIDPVTNQKASTKFWIRQKPISIDSDHLCACDLVEERSPSHAIFKVTYLSNHDYKPLYFESDAATVNEIVLKVNYILESRASTSRADYFAQKQRKLSRRTSFSFQKEKKTGQ, encoded by the exons ATGGCTTTCTTGGACAATCCAGCCATTATCCTAGCCCACATCAGACAGTCTCATGTGACCAGTGATGATACAGGAATGTGTGAGATGGTACTCATAGACCAGGATGTGGATCTGGAGAAGTGCCAGCTGGCTCTGGTACCCGGCAGCAGCTGTGGGTCAACGGGGTCGGCCTCCCTGAGCGACGGGGGCGGCGTCAGCGTGACGGACAACCACGCCTGCGATCTCTCCCAGTCCATGGATATCACCTCTAGCTGGGACTTTGGTATCCGCCGGCGCTCCAACACAG ccCAAAGACTTGAAAGGCTAAGGAAAGAACGACAGAAccaaatcaaatgtaaaaacgtTCAGTGGAAGGAGAGGTCTTCCTCCCAATCAG TGGAGGATCTGGGCTCCTTGTTTGAAAAGCGAGACTTCAAAGACAGGCCTCGGACAACAGGTACCAAATCCACCCTCTCACTGCGGCTGGAGCAGTGTCCCCAGCAGCTCAACAACCCCTTCAATGAATACTCCAAATTTGATGGCAAG GGCCACATCGGCACAACGGCTACAAAAAAGATAGATGTCTACCTCTCAATGCAAATAGCTCAGGAGAAAGTTCACCCAATGACAGTGGTAACCATCGCCAACGCCCGCGTCCACGACCTCATCGGCCTCATCTGCTGGCAGTACACAGGCGAGGGACGAGAACCTAAACTCAA TGAGAATGTGAATGCATATTGCCTCCACATTGCGGAGGATGATGGCGAGGTGGACACTGACTTCCCTCCACTCGACTCCAACGAGCCGATCCACAAGTTTGGTTTCAGCACTCTGGCCCTGGTGGAGAAATACTCCTCACCTGGCCTCGCTTCCAGACAGTCGCTGTTTGTAAGAAT aaATGCTGCTCATGGATTCTCTCTAATCCCTGTGGACAGTCTGAAGGTAACCATGAAGGAAATTCTCCAGAAAGCACTCAAGAAGAGGAAAGGCTCACAGAAAGGCTCAG GACCCATGTATCGCCTGGAGAAGCAGACGGAGCCAAATGTGGCAGTGGATCTGGACTCTACACTGGAGAGCCAGAACACCCTGGAGTTCTGCCTGGTCAGAGAAAACA GCTCTAGGGGTGAGGAGAGCTCAGAGGAAGACCCCCCTATTGACATCACCACAGTCCAAGACATGCTGAGCAGTCACCACTATAAGTCCTTCAAGATCAGTATGATCCACAAGCTGCGCTTCACCACAGATGTCCAGCTAG GCGTTTCAGGAGAGAAAGTGGAGATTGATCCCGTCACCAATCAGAAGGCCAGCACTAAGTTCTGGATTCGGCAGAAACCCATCTCTATCGACTCAGACCACCTCTGTGCCTGTGACCTCGTAGAGGAGAGAAGCCCCA GTCACGCCATATTTAAGGTCACCTATCTTAGCAACCACGACTACAAGCCTCTTTACTTTGAGTCTGATGCTGCTACTGTCAATGAAATAGTGCTAAAG GTGAACTATATCCTGGAGTCTCGGGCCAGCACCTCGAGGGCCGACTACTTTGCTCAGAAGCAGCGGAAACTGAGCCGGAGGACCAGCTTCAGTTTccagaaggagaagaagactgGCCAGTAG